One part of the Cyanobacterium stanieri LEGE 03274 genome encodes these proteins:
- a CDS encoding monovalent cation/H(+) antiporter subunit G has protein sequence MTDIFTYSFIAVGIFFWFWGTSSLLSSRTVLYKIHNLTVSDSLGSILIIIGLLFQIPRELPLLILAIISIAIWNTMLSYVYAYCSTAEEDKTKITVENEPTI, from the coding sequence ATGACTGATATATTTACTTATTCTTTTATTGCCGTTGGTATTTTTTTCTGGTTTTGGGGTACATCATCCCTACTATCATCAAGGACAGTATTATATAAAATTCACAATCTTACGGTTTCCGATAGTCTCGGTTCAATTTTAATTATTATCGGCCTATTATTTCAAATTCCCCGAGAATTGCCTTTACTGATTTTAGCGATTATTTCCATTGCCATTTGGAACACGATGCTAAGCTACGTCTATGCTTATTGTTCTACGGCTGAGGAGGATAAAACAAAAATTACCGTGGAAAACGAGCCAACAATTTAG
- the rpsN gene encoding 30S ribosomal protein S14 gives MAKKSMIARETKRAKLIAKYADKRAELKEQFKQAQDPLEKLEIHRQLQQLPLNSSPVRQRNRCWVTGRPRGYYRDFGLSRNVLREWAHKGLLPGVVKSSW, from the coding sequence ATGGCTAAAAAATCAATGATTGCACGGGAAACAAAACGTGCAAAACTAATTGCTAAATATGCTGACAAAAGAGCAGAATTAAAAGAGCAATTCAAACAAGCTCAAGATCCCTTAGAAAAATTAGAAATTCACCGTCAACTACAACAATTACCCCTCAATAGTTCCCCTGTACGTCAACGCAACCGTTGTTGGGTTACTGGAAGACCTAGAGGTTATTATCGTGATTTTGGTTTATCCCGTAACGTCCTCAGAGAATGGGCTCACAAAGGCTTATTACCCGGAGTTGTTAAATCTAGTTGGTAG